The region TGCTATTGGCACTTCTACCGGTGGTCCGCGTGCTTTGCAGGAAGTTATTACCAAGCTTCCTGGTAATATTTCTTGCGGGATTGTCATTGTCCAGCATATGCCGCCAGGTTTTACCAAATCTTTAGCTGAACGCTTAAATTCGCTATCTTCGATTACGGTTAAAGAAGCTGAGCATAATGATGTTATCTGTCCTGGACTTGCGCTCATTGCACCCGGAGATTACCATATGCTGGTGGTAAGGGAAGGGGGTAAGGCAATTGTTAAGCTCAATCAAAATCCCCCTTTGGGCGGACACCGTCCTGCTGTAGATCCAATGATGGAATCGGTGGCCCGCGCTTTTGGCAGTAAGGCAATAGGCGTTATCTTGACAGGCATGGGGCATGACGGGGCCAAAGGTATCCAAGCCATTAAGCGGCAGAACGGCCGGACTATCGCTGAAGACCAATCAACGGCAGTAGTATTCGGGATGCCGAAGTCAGCTATCGAGTTGGGTGTGGTTGATAAGATCGCACCTATTACCGGTATAGCTGCCGAAATACTTAGAGCCTTATCTTAGCAACAAAATTAATATGTAATACGGGGGTGTAGGATAAATGGACATTAGTCAATATATGGGAATGTTTTTGGAAGAATCGCGCGAACATCTGCAGACGTTAAATAATTGTTTGCTTGATCTCGAAAACGATCCCGGCAGTCTGTCGGTGCTTGATGAAATATTTAGAAGTGCTCATACCATTAAGGGCATGTCTGCTACCATGGGTTTTACTACCATTGCTGAGCTTACTCACGAAATGGAAAATGTTCTTGATTTGCTGCGCAAAGGAACGCTGTTTGCTAATGATGACATCACTGATATTTTATTTAAATGTGTTGATACACTGGAGCAACTTGTAGAAAATGTAGCATCAAACTCGGATGCGGTCGTTGATATTAAGCCGCTTGTTGCTAAACTTGCGGCTCTAGCTAAAGGAGAACCGGTTCCAGTAGTTAAAAGCCAACGGGTTCATTCTGTGGCAACCGACCAAGCTGAAGTACAGTCACCTCCAATTGAGCATATTGAACTTGACGATACTGAGATTAATGTTGTCAAAGCTGCTAAAAATCAAGGTATTGAGTGCTATGAAATTCAGGTTAGCCTGCGGGAAGGATGTCTACTTAAATCGGCCAGAGCTTATATGGTAATGAGTGCCTTGGAAGAACTCGGCGAGGTGATCAAAAGCATACCGAGTGTTGAA is a window of Sporomusaceae bacterium ACPt DNA encoding:
- the cheB2 gene encoding Protein-glutamate methylesterase/protein-glutamine glutaminase 2, whose amino-acid sequence is MIKVLVVDDSVFMRKLLSDLFAGESDFTVVDTARNGKDAIDKVKRLKPDLITLDVEMPVMDGITALESIMKENPTPVVMISSLTQAGAEATLRALELGAVDFVAKTAGPISNISGIRTEILSKCRAAVKANVSQLRKVLTTGVSTVLPKVSLPLGVSADECIVAIGTSTGGPRALQEVITKLPGNISCGIVIVQHMPPGFTKSLAERLNSLSSITVKEAEHNDVICPGLALIAPGDYHMLVVREGGKAIVKLNQNPPLGGHRPAVDPMMESVARAFGSKAIGVILTGMGHDGAKGIQAIKRQNGRTIAEDQSTAVVFGMPKSAIELGVVDKIAPITGIAAEILRALS